A single window of Gemmatimonadaceae bacterium DNA harbors:
- a CDS encoding cation transporter, giving the protein MTSLQLTIDGMSCGHCVMAVQKALRSLDGVDVQQVLVGSAALQYDPAKRTVEEIFEAVRDQGYTPHPAANA; this is encoded by the coding sequence ATGACGTCGCTTCAACTGACCATTGATGGCATGAGCTGCGGCCACTGCGTGATGGCCGTTCAGAAGGCCCTGCGTTCGCTCGACGGCGTCGACGTCCAGCAGGTGCTGGTCGGCAGCGCCGCGCTGCAGTACGACCCGGCCAAGCGGACCGTCGAGGAGATCTTCGAGGCCGTGCGTGACCAGGGCTACACGCCGCATCC